A genomic stretch from Chroogloeocystis siderophila 5.2 s.c.1 includes:
- the groL gene encoding chaperonin GroEL (60 kDa chaperone family; promotes refolding of misfolded polypeptides especially under stressful conditions; forms two stacked rings of heptamers to form a barrel-shaped 14mer; ends can be capped by GroES; misfolded proteins enter the barrel where they are refolded when GroES binds) produces MAKQIVYDEQARRALEKGIDILAEAVAVTLGPKGRNVVLEKKFGAPQIINDGVTIAKEIELEDHIENTGVSLIRQAAAKTNDAAGDGTTTATVLAHAMVKAGLRNVAAGANPIALKRGIDRATHYLLDRISEHAKPVNDSKAIAQVAAISAGNDDEVGQMIADAMDKVGKEGVISLEEGKSMATELEITEGMRFDKGYISPYFATDTERMEATLEEPYILLTDKKITLVQDLVPVLEQVARSGKPLLIIAEDIEKEALATLVVNKLRGVLNVAAVKAPGFGDRRKAMLEDIAVLTGGQVITEDAGLKLENVKLEMLGKARRVTITKEHTTIVAEGNEKAVKARCEQIRRQIEETDSSYDKEKLQERLAKLAGGVAVVKVGAATETEMKDRKLRLEDAINATKAAVEEGIVPGGGTTLVHLAPQLENWAADNLHSEELIGAMIVTRALYAPLIRIAENAGQNGAIIAERIKEKEFNVGYDAASDRFVDMFEAGIVDPAKVTRSALQNAASIAGMVLTTECIVVDKPEPSKAKSPAGAGMGGEDLDY; encoded by the coding sequence ATGGCTAAGCAAATCGTTTATGACGAACAAGCACGTCGTGCCTTAGAAAAAGGGATAGATATACTAGCAGAAGCTGTAGCTGTTACTCTTGGTCCAAAAGGGCGCAACGTGGTTCTAGAGAAGAAATTTGGTGCACCCCAGATTATTAATGATGGCGTGACGATTGCAAAAGAAATTGAACTCGAAGACCACATTGAAAACACTGGCGTATCTCTCATTCGCCAAGCAGCTGCAAAAACTAATGATGCAGCGGGTGACGGAACTACCACAGCGACGGTTCTAGCGCATGCGATGGTGAAAGCAGGACTGCGAAATGTCGCCGCAGGCGCTAATCCCATTGCGCTGAAACGTGGAATCGATCGAGCTACTCATTACTTACTTGATCGCATCTCTGAACACGCTAAACCTGTCAATGATTCGAAGGCGATCGCCCAAGTTGCTGCGATCAGTGCAGGTAACGACGACGAAGTCGGTCAGATGATTGCCGATGCGATGGATAAAGTCGGTAAAGAAGGCGTGATTTCCCTCGAAGAAGGGAAGTCGATGGCCACTGAACTCGAAATCACCGAAGGAATGCGCTTTGACAAAGGCTACATCTCGCCTTACTTCGCCACCGATACAGAGCGGATGGAAGCAACTTTGGAAGAGCCGTACATCTTGCTTACGGATAAGAAGATTACCTTGGTACAAGATTTAGTACCCGTGCTAGAGCAAGTGGCGCGGAGTGGCAAGCCGCTGCTGATCATTGCCGAAGATATCGAAAAAGAAGCCTTGGCTACCTTGGTGGTGAATAAGCTACGTGGTGTACTCAACGTTGCTGCGGTAAAAGCTCCTGGCTTTGGTGATCGGCGCAAAGCAATGCTGGAAGACATTGCTGTACTCACTGGCGGTCAAGTGATTACTGAAGACGCTGGTCTGAAGCTAGAAAACGTCAAGCTGGAAATGCTGGGCAAAGCCCGTCGTGTCACGATTACGAAAGAGCACACTACGATTGTTGCTGAGGGCAACGAAAAGGCAGTTAAGGCACGTTGCGAACAAATCCGCCGTCAAATCGAAGAAACTGATTCTTCCTACGATAAGGAAAAACTGCAAGAGCGTCTTGCGAAACTCGCTGGTGGTGTTGCCGTAGTGAAAGTAGGTGCAGCCACAGAAACAGAAATGAAAGACCGCAAGCTGCGCTTAGAAGACGCAATCAACGCAACCAAAGCGGCTGTGGAGGAAGGCATCGTTCCTGGTGGCGGTACAACTTTGGTACATTTAGCTCCACAATTGGAAAACTGGGCAGCCGATAACTTACACAGCGAAGAATTGATCGGTGCAATGATTGTCACCCGCGCTTTGTATGCTCCGCTCATCCGAATTGCAGAAAATGCTGGTCAGAACGGTGCGATTATCGCAGAGCGTATCAAGGAGAAAGAGTTCAATGTTGGCTATGATGCCGCAAGCGATCGCTTCGTTGATATGTTTGAAGCTGGTATCGTTGACCCCGCTAAAGTGACACGCAGCGCGCTACAAAACGCGGCTTCGATTGCCGGTATGGTGCTGACGACTGAGTGCATTGTTGTAGACAAACCAGAACCCTCCAAGGCTAAATCACCTGCTGGTGCTGGCATGGGTGGCGAAGATCTCGATTACTAA
- a CDS encoding Hsp20/alpha crystallin family protein, translating to MMIRRWQPMEAMETLRRQIDQVFDELKLSSEYSKCWLPAIELQDTPENLLLRALLPGIDRNDINIHVTRDTVSIAGERRYPPGAEDRGYFRSEFPYGKFHRVVSLPLPVQHEQARAEFCNGILTLILPKSEEYRHRVVKLNLGEMASATPTTTLEASSESRSSESSAAVATAT from the coding sequence ATGATGATCCGGCGTTGGCAACCAATGGAAGCAATGGAAACCCTACGTCGTCAAATTGACCAGGTGTTTGATGAATTAAAATTAAGTAGCGAATATTCGAAGTGCTGGCTACCGGCAATTGAGTTACAAGATACTCCAGAAAACTTGCTTTTACGTGCGCTACTTCCTGGTATTGATCGCAACGATATCAATATCCACGTAACTCGCGACACTGTCTCGATTGCAGGTGAGCGTCGCTATCCTCCAGGCGCTGAAGATCGAGGCTACTTCCGTTCTGAATTTCCTTACGGCAAGTTCCATCGAGTTGTATCGCTGCCTTTACCTGTACAGCACGAACAAGCTAGAGCAGAGTTCTGCAATGGTATCCTCACTCTAATTTTGCCCAAGTCGGAAGAGTATCGTCATCGGGTTGTCAAACTTAACCTAGGCGAGATGGCATCGGCAACACCAACTACCACTTTAGAAGCTTCTAGTGAGTCAAGGTCAAGCGAGAGCAGTGCCGCTGTAGCAACTGCTACTTGA
- the groES gene encoding co-chaperone GroES, with translation MTTVALTVSTVKPLGDRVFVKVHEAEEKTTGGILLPDTAKEKPQVGEVVAVGSGKRNDDGSRQTMEVQIGDKVLYSKYAGTDIKLGSEEYVLLSEKDILATLA, from the coding sequence ATGACAACTGTAGCTTTAACCGTTTCTACGGTAAAACCACTTGGTGATCGCGTATTCGTGAAAGTACATGAAGCTGAAGAAAAAACCACTGGTGGAATTCTCCTACCTGACACGGCAAAAGAGAAGCCCCAAGTTGGAGAAGTTGTTGCGGTTGGTTCTGGCAAACGCAATGACGATGGTTCGCGCCAAACAATGGAAGTTCAAATTGGCGACAAAGTTCTCTACTCTAAATATGCCGGAACTGACATCAAGTTAGGTAGTGAAGAATACGTTCTGCTATCAGAGAAGGACATTCTAGCAACGCTTGCTTAA
- a CDS encoding glycosyltransferase family 4 protein: MRIAQIAPLWERVPPPAYGGIELVVGLLTDELVRRGHEVTLFATGDSITLAKLESVHPQALRLDTTVKEYDVYAMLQLSKVYERASEFDIIHSHMGHAALPYANLVKTPTVHTLHGVFTPDNEKLFMYARHQPFVSISDAQMEPRLSLNRVATVYNGIDLNNYEFCPRSQDPPYLAFLGRLSPEKGPHLAIEIAKRSGWRLKMAGKVDVVDRDYFEREIKPHINGKQIEYVGEANHAQKCELMGGAVATLFPITWREPFGLVMIESMATGTPVIAMELGSTPEVIVHGQTGFLCRTIDECIAAINKVPQLNRFACREHVVKNFSVQRMTDGYEAVYQQILAERFAQNGHVRSAIQM; encoded by the coding sequence ATGCGGATTGCCCAAATAGCCCCGCTGTGGGAGCGAGTCCCACCTCCAGCCTATGGAGGAATTGAACTGGTTGTCGGATTACTCACCGATGAGCTTGTCAGGCGCGGACATGAAGTCACCTTGTTCGCAACGGGAGATTCAATTACCCTTGCTAAACTAGAATCCGTTCACCCCCAAGCATTACGCTTAGATACCACAGTTAAGGAATATGATGTCTATGCAATGCTACAACTGAGTAAGGTTTACGAGCGAGCGTCAGAGTTTGACATCATTCACTCTCACATGGGTCATGCAGCTTTACCTTACGCCAACTTGGTAAAAACGCCTACCGTACATACGCTTCATGGCGTCTTTACCCCTGACAACGAGAAGTTGTTTATGTACGCCCGCCATCAACCCTTCGTCAGTATCTCTGACGCCCAGATGGAACCAAGATTAAGTTTGAACCGCGTAGCTACAGTATACAACGGTATTGACCTAAATAACTATGAGTTTTGCCCGCGATCGCAAGACCCTCCTTATTTAGCATTTCTAGGACGACTATCTCCAGAAAAAGGCCCCCACTTGGCGATCGAAATTGCCAAGCGTTCCGGTTGGCGCTTGAAAATGGCTGGTAAGGTGGATGTCGTTGATCGCGACTACTTTGAGCGCGAAATCAAACCTCACATTAATGGCAAACAGATTGAGTATGTAGGCGAGGCAAACCATGCTCAAAAATGCGAACTGATGGGCGGTGCAGTCGCTACACTGTTCCCGATTACTTGGCGCGAACCGTTTGGATTAGTGATGATTGAGTCGATGGCAACAGGAACGCCAGTAATTGCCATGGAACTCGGTTCGACACCAGAGGTTATTGTTCACGGACAGACAGGCTTTTTGTGTCGAACGATTGATGAGTGTATTGCAGCGATCAATAAAGTGCCGCAGTTGAATCGCTTTGCTTGTCGAGAGCATGTCGTCAAAAACTTCAGCGTGCAGCGCATGACGGATGGTTACGAAGCAGTTTATCAACAAATCCTAGCCGAGCGTTTTGCTCAAAATGGACACGTTCGAAGTGCGATTCAAATGTAA